Within bacterium, the genomic segment GATTTTTGCGAAAGATAATTCTGGAGGGCGGCGCGGGTTCGCTGCAGGTGGGAGAGGTAGCCGTCGTCCTTTGCACGCGCTTCGAGGAGGGCCTGGTCGATGCGGCCGAGCAGCCGCACCGGATTGTGACCGGAGCTCTCCCAGAGATCACGATCGAGACGGCGAAAAAGGTTACGGAGATCGTGGTCCCAGGTCCAGTAAAGATTATAAGCGAGGTCGCGCAGGGCGGAGAGCTCGACAGGCAGGGAGGGCACCACTTTATACTTTTGAATGGATATGGCCATGAGCATTCCTTAAAACGAAAAGTTGAAAAACATTTCATTCAAGATAGTGAAAAAAGCGCTTCCAATCAAGAAAAAATGCACCAATGCGAGCGAGCTTCGAAGGCCGAGCGGGTGGAGGCTGGCACGACTGTTGCAAAAGAGAAGGCAGAACAGTGGCCAGCCCGTAGCCACCGGGGTACTGCCCCGGGAACAGTCGGCAAGAAGTAAGGGTTAGTCATATAAAAACAAAGATTAGTAGGATACGGGTCGTCGGGTGGATGGGGTGAATCGGTTGCAGAACCCAGATTTTGAAACGCCGGTGATGTATTGCCCTGAGTTAGCGTATCAGAGAGAGACAATCAGCGATCCCTGCTTGGATACCGCATCCCTGTTCGGCACCCGGGTTTCCGCTCTCAAGAGTATGACTCTATAAGGTTGCACCTTTCAATGTACGGAGGAAGTGATGAATTCGTCATCTCAGCATCCCATCCTGCTGGTAGTCCTGGCCTTCTTCGTCCTGACGTCCACCCTGCTGGCTGCGACGGGCGACACCCTTTCGGTGGGCAACAGTGCCGGGCTGCCTGGAATGAGCGGCTATACCATCCCGGTCAATCTGCGTAATGTCACGACGCTGAAAGGGCTGCTCTTCAAGATCAAGGATCTCCCCGACTCCCTGGTGGTCACCAATGTCGTATCGACCGGACGGGCCTCGGGTTTCCAGGTCGCCTGGACGCCGGTGGGCGGAACAGTCAAGATCTTGATGTACCCGACCAATGGCACCACGCCGCTGCTCACGGCCGGGAACGGTACCATCGCGAATCTGACGGTTTCTGTCAATCCGGCAGCGGTGCGCGGAACCAAGGCGACTGTCATTCCGGACAGCCTCAAGGCCGCCAATGCTACGCAACAGGCGGTGACTGTTTACGTCAAGAGCGGCTATTTCTGGTACGGCATCAAGGGCGATATCAAGGCCGACGGGCTGATCAATCTTTTTGATGTGCTGCGGCTGATCGACATTGTCCTGGGCCGCACACCCTCCGCGAATGAGTACGAAAAGTGGTCGAGTGATCTCAACAAAGACGGGGTCATCGATGTGGCGGACATCACCTCTTTGATCGATCTTGCCGTCGCCGCAACACCCCGGGTTGCGAACGATCTACCTGCTGATTATTCGGGCCATGCCGAGCTCTCGATTTCCGCCCTGCCAAAGGATATTTCCGGTCCGGTCTCGGTGCCGGTGCAGCTCAAGTCCTCCGCCCCGGTGAGCGGATTGCAGTTTTCGTTCAAACTCGATTCGCGGCGGTTTCTGGTCGCTCAGCCGAGGGTGACCGAGCTCAGCCGGAACATGAGCGTGGCAATTCAGCCGCGTGGCGATGAAGTGGCGGTGATGCTCTACAGCCTTACGGGCGATCTCCTGCCGCTCAACGAGGGCACTGTGCTACAAATACCGGTGACCATCGCCGAACCGCTGGCGCACAATGAGGATCTCGAGATCACCTCGGCGCTGGCCGGAACGGTGGGAGGCGGTGAGTTGCAGATGGAGTATGGCAGTCTCAGCCAGGCCGTCAGCGCCGCACCGGAATCCTTCGCCCTGATGCAGAACACGCCCAATCCCTTCAACATGTCGACCCGGATCACCTATGAAGTTCCCACGTTGCGACAGGGATCGGCGCCCATCAAGCTGATGGTCTACAATGCCCAAGGTCAGGAAGTGAGAACCCTGGTAAATGAAAGAAGGAGTGCTGGAAGATACACGGTGGATTGGGATGGCCGGGACAATGCCGGCAATTACGTCTCTTCCGGAGTCTATTTTTACAAAATGACCGCCGACAACGTCGTCATCACCAAAAAGTTGGCCGTCACCAAGTAAATGGAGACCTCCTTTACGGGGAATCACGCTAATTGAGAGGATTTTGAGATGAAATCTTGCCGGGCGACGGCCCTCTGGGCTTTGATGATCATGGCAACGATGGTTTCGCCAGGGCTGGCGCAGGTTGTAGATGATTTCAACCGCACCAGCCTGGGAACGAATTGGACTGCCGACACCGAATACAAGATCGTTAACAATAC encodes:
- a CDS encoding FlgD immunoglobulin-like domain containing protein; this translates as MNSSSQHPILLVVLAFFVLTSTLLAATGDTLSVGNSAGLPGMSGYTIPVNLRNVTTLKGLLFKIKDLPDSLVVTNVVSTGRASGFQVAWTPVGGTVKILMYPTNGTTPLLTAGNGTIANLTVSVNPAAVRGTKATVIPDSLKAANATQQAVTVYVKSGYFWYGIKGDIKADGLINLFDVLRLIDIVLGRTPSANEYEKWSSDLNKDGVIDVADITSLIDLAVAATPRVANDLPADYSGHAELSISALPKDISGPVSVPVQLKSSAPVSGLQFSFKLDSRRFLVAQPRVTELSRNMSVAIQPRGDEVAVMLYSLTGDLLPLNEGTVLQIPVTIAEPLAHNEDLEITSALAGTVGGGELQMEYGSLSQAVSAAPESFALMQNTPNPFNMSTRITYEVPTLRQGSAPIKLMVYNAQGQEVRTLVNERRSAGRYTVDWDGRDNAGNYVSSGVYFYKMTADNVVITKKLAVTK